One Bacteroidota bacterium genomic window, AGTTCGTGAAGGATGCTGATCCTCTCATCATTCAAAATCTGAAACAGCGCGGCATTCTGTATCGCAAAGAGACAATTACGCACAGCTATCCGCATTGCTGGCGCTGCAAAACCCCGCTGCTCTACTATGCGCGTGAATCGTGGTACATCAGCACAACGAAATACGCGCAGAAGATGATTGATCTTAACCGGCAGATCAACTGGGTTCCGCCGGAAGTCGGTGAGGGACGGTTCGGCAACTGGTTGGAGGAAAACAAAGACTGGGCGCTTTCGCGGGATAGATTCTGGGGAACGCCGCTGCCCATCTGGATTTGCGAGAAATGCACAGCACAGAAGTGTGTAGGAAGCGTGGAGGAATTCAAGAACGGAAGTAATGTCCCCGACCCGCTCGACTTGCACAAGCCGTTCGTTGATGCAGTGACATTTACCTGTTCGTGCGGCGGAACAATGAGGAGGACCCCGGAATTGATCGACGTCTGGTTCGATTCGGGAGCAATGTCGTTTGCGCAATGGCATTATCCGTTCGAGAACAGAGAACTGATCGACAGCGGCGAACAGTATCCCGCCGATTTCATCTGCGAAGGCATCGATCAAACACGCGGGTGGTTCTATTCGTTGCACGCAATCGGAACGTTTCTCTTTAACAAGCCCGCGTACAAGAATCTCATCGTCAACGAACTCATCCTTGACAAAGACGGACAAAAAATGTCCAAGTCGAAGGGCAACACCGTCGATCCGTTCGCGACGATAGCAAAGTACGGGGCCGATACCACACGCTGGTATCTGGTGACAACAAGTCCGCCGTGGCGCCCGACAATGTTTGACGAAGCCGGACTCGGTGAGGTGCAACGGAAGTTCTTCGGAACTCTCGTCAACACCTATGCGTTCTTTGCCCTATACGCCAATATCGACCGGTTTACGCACGCCGAGCAACTCATCCCCGTTTCCGAGAGACAGGAAATCGACAGATGGGTGCTTTCCGAATTGAATTCGCTGCGTCGGCGATACCGGGAATTGATGGAGGCCTACGACGTAACAAAAGCCGCAAAGGCTGTGAGTGAATTCACAATCAATCACCTCTCGAATTGGTATGTTCGTCGGAATCGCAGGCGCTTCTGGAAAAGTGAGCGTGGAAAGGACAAAACAGCAGCATATCAAACGCTGTACGAGTGTCTCACGACCATTGCGAAACTGACGGCCCCGTTCGCGCCGTTCATTTCCGAAGAACTGTACCGCAACCTGAATTCGGTCACAAAACGTCAAACGGAAGAATCCGTGCACCTTGCGATGATGCCGGAGGTGGAGGGAAGTTCCATCGATGCGGAACTTGAGTCGAAAATGGAGCGTGCGCAATTGATTGTGGAGTTGGTTCGTTCCATGCGCATGAAATCGAACCTCAAAGTCCGGCAGCCGCTGAAGCGCATCATTCTTCCGGTTGCGAATGAACAGGAGAGGTCGCTTGTCGAGCAGGTGAAGGATGTCATCCTCGAAGAGATCAACGTCAAGGCGATCGAATTTGTCACGGATGATTCGGGGATTGTGAAGAAGAAGGCAAAAGCGAACTTCAAATCCATCGGACCGAAGTTCGGTAAATCGGTGAAGCTTGTTGCCGACCGGATCAAGGAGATGAGTGCCGGAGAAATCGGCCAGCTTGAGCGAAGCGGTTCGTTCGAGCTTCCCGTCAACGGATCGTCGTTTACCATCGGAACCGATGATGTGGAGATCGTTCGGGAAGATCTGCACGGCTGGCTTGTCGAATCCGACGGGGGCGTTACTGTTGCCCTCGACACGGAGTTGTCGGATGAGTTGATAGCAGAAGGCTTTGCCCGGGAGTTTGTAAGCCGCGTGCAGAACATGCGGAAGGATGCCGGTTTTGACGTAACCGATAGGATTATCATTTCCTACAGATCATCCGGAAAACTCTCGAGCGCATTGCAGAAGATGCGTGAGTACATTATGACCGAAACGCTTGCTGTAGAGCTGAGTCCGGAATTCAAAGCGGGCCCGCATACATCAACACAGGATATCAATGGCGAGATTGCGGACGTATCAATCGAGCGTCGTAGTTAGCTGTTCATCTATCTCATAAAGGAGCAAAAAGTCGATGGCGAAAAAGGGGTCGAAATCAGTGGTCAAGTCAACCGTGGCGATTATGAAAGAGAAAGCAGCAAAGCGGGTGAAGCAGGCGAAAAAGGGAAAAGTTGGAGCGATCAAGCGTTCAACCGGCAAACCGGCAAACAAGTCCGTCACCACCAAAGCGAAGCAGCCGGTTCCTACAAAGCAGTATAGCGAACGGGATCTGAAGCATTTCAAGGAGATCATCCTTGAGAAGAAGACAGAGATGATGGAAGAACTTGAAACGCTCAAAGAGACGATGATGGATGTGACCACGGGTGAGTACGTGAGCGAGAGTTCCACCTATTCTCTTCACATGGAGCAGGGAACGGATGCCATGGAACGCGAGAAGACGTTTCTCTTTGCCTCTCGCGGCAGTAAGTTTGTCAATCAATTGGATGACGCACTCGCCAGAATTGACAATGGAACGTACGGTGTTTGCCGCGTATGCCAGCTTCTTGTGCCGAAAGAGCGGCTGGAGGCAGTGCCAACAGCGCAAACGTGTGCAGAGTATAAGAACACGAATGTTCCCTGTGAACGCGGCCGCACAGCGCTGGCAAAAATGAAAAAGCGTTGAGGTGTGCGTGCGTGTTCTATGGCTTACGTTTGCCATTGTTGTTGTTGACCAGGTTTCGAAACTTCTGGTCAAGGGAATCAGCATTCCCTGGCTCGGAATCAACATTCAGGGCATGCGATACGGGTACAGCACTCCGGTGCTGGGCGATTTTTTTCGCCTCACCTATATCGAAAATCCGGGCATGGCCTTTGGCATTGATATCGGGGGGAAGCTTTTCTTCTCCATCTTTTCAATCATCCTGAGTATCGGAATCCTCTACTATTTGTATCGGGAGCGGGGAGAAAAGTTGGGATTCCGGATTTCCCTTGCGCTCATCCTCGGCGGCGCGATCGGAAATCTGATCGACAGAACCTTCTACGGCGTTCTCTTTGGTGAGGGTCCGTTGTTCTACGGCAGGGTAGTGGATTTTTTCGACGTGGACTTTTTCAATATCAACATTCTCGGATATTCTCTCACACGATGGCCTGTGTTCAATGTTGCAGATGCTGCGGTGACGATAGGCATCGTGTTGCTGTTGTTTGTGCATCGTTCCCATGAAGCGGCCCCAAAGGATATTCCGCCGCCCGCACTTCAGGAGATCTCTCCCGACGAAACCCGTCATCCTTCGCCTGCGGAATCAAACAAAGCTCTGCGTTAGAGTACCTTCCGCCGATGCCCACTGAAATCGAGATCATCGTTCCTTCGGGCAAAAAGAAAGAAAGGCTTGATGTCTTTCTCACACATCATGTCGAGAATGCAACGCGCAACAAGGTGCAGCGCGCCATCGAGCAAAGAATGGTTCTGGTGAACGGCAAGGCTGTCCGACCCAGCCATCAAGTCGCTCCCGGTGAAAAGATTCACGTAATTCTGCCGAAACCGCTTCCTCAAAAAGCGTTGCCCGAGAACATTCCTCTTGACATCCTTTTTGAAGACGACGAATTACTTGTGGTGAACAAACCTGCAGGTATGGTAACGCATCCCGCGCACGGAAACTATACCGGCACACTCGTAAACGCCCTGCTGTTTTACTGCAATCAACTCTCGACAGTAAACGACGCGACACGTCCCGGCATCGTTCACCGGCTGGACAAGGATACCTCGGGGCTGATGGTTGTTGCCAAAACTGACGCCGCGCATGCAAACCTCGCCAAGCAGTTTTCCGCAAGAACTGTTCAGCGGGAATATTGGGCACTGGTGTGGGGAAGCTTCAAGGAACGAAGGGGAATCATCGAAGCTTCATTGGGGAGAAGTAAGTCCGACAGAAAGAAGATTGCTGTAGTCGCGAATGGCAAACATGCAGTTACGGAATACGAAGTTGTTGAGAGATTCGACTATCTGTCACTGATTCGCTTGAAACTTCGGACCGGCCGAACGCATCAGATCAGGGTTCATCTTGCCCACATCAACCATCCCGTTTTCGGTGATCCGACCTACAGTGGTCGCCGGATCGTTGCCGGATCGGGATCCTTCGAGCAGAAAACCGAAGTTCAGCAGTTGCTCAGGCTCATTTTACGTCAATCGCTTCACGCGAAGACGCTCGGCTTTGTCCACCCGAAAACACAGACGGAAATTTTTTTTGATTCCGACCTTCCAGCCGATTTTTCGTCAATTTTAGCCCGTTTGAGGGCCCATTGATTACTTTTTGATTTCGTGTTTCCTATCACCGATTTGCATTCCACAAAGTTATTTTTTATGTTAGTCGTAAATTTCAGCGTGATGGGTTCTAATCTCTCGGCTATCAAAGCTGCATTCCGCTCTTCAAGCTGCAATTCAGTTTTTTAACATCAAAACAAAACACGCGGGGTATAACCGGATCAGTCCGGTCGAATTGTGTTGCGATGGGTTAAGCACACACGTTTCAGGGGTACACATGGAAAAAACAGGTTTTGAGAAGTTCAGGAAACCGGCTTTGGCACTTCTTGCCGGTGCTGTTCTGGTGACTGCCGGACCAACAGCATCAGCTCAATCCCGATTCGAAGTAACCATCCAGCAATTCAACAGCGATGAAGTTCGCGGCTACGTGCAGCCCATCGGGGATATGTTCGGGGCAAACATGAATGCAGGCTTATTTCACTCGGCTGATGTCGGGAAAGATGGCTTCCATTTTCGCATTGATATTGTGGGGATGATCTCAGTTGTAAGCGACGAGCACAAAAGCTACGCCGCATCGCTGCCTTCCGGATTTATTCCGCAGGGGGGGTCATACCAAACCGCAACGGTTTTTGGCGGGGCAGGAACCACGTTCAAAGATGCACATTCGGGACTTGAGTACAGGGGCTCGGACGGAGTATTCAGCACAAGTCTGTTTCCGCTGTTCGTTCCGCAGGTAACCATTGGGACGCTTTTTGGTACGCAGGCAATAGTGCGCTATATCTACATTCCTTCTCTTTCGGGCGGAAAGCTGCCAAGTTCCCGATTGTGGGGCGTCGGAATGCGCCACAGCATCAGTCAATATTTCGGTGCAGCCCCTCCGTTCGATGCAGCCGTTGCATTCCTCTACTCCGATTTCTCTCTGGGAGATATGGTGGAGTTGCAGGGCACGGTTGTCGATC contains:
- the ileS gene encoding isoleucine--tRNA ligase produces the protein MFKELTEKLSYPDVEKEILKFWKENGIFEKSISTREGKPGFTFYEGPPTANGRPGIHHVMSRTLKDLVCRYKTMRGFQVHRKAGWDTHGLPVEIEVEKQLGFKHKDEIVKYGVAEFNKKCRESVWKYKTDWEKMTEQMGYWVDLTKPYVTFENNYIESIWWALKRFYDEGMIYKGYKIQPYCPRCETPLSSHEVSLGYDDVKDPSVYVKLKLKSQPDTSFLVWTTTPWTLISNVALAVHPDVEYVKVEHKGEKLILAEARLNVLEGEYSVLEKMKGSALSGLEYERIFNYHPVDKKAHYVVEAVFVTTEDGSGIVHMAPAYGEDDYQISKLYNLPTIHPVNKSGEFTDEVTDFAGKFVKDADPLIIQNLKQRGILYRKETITHSYPHCWRCKTPLLYYARESWYISTTKYAQKMIDLNRQINWVPPEVGEGRFGNWLEENKDWALSRDRFWGTPLPIWICEKCTAQKCVGSVEEFKNGSNVPDPLDLHKPFVDAVTFTCSCGGTMRRTPELIDVWFDSGAMSFAQWHYPFENRELIDSGEQYPADFICEGIDQTRGWFYSLHAIGTFLFNKPAYKNLIVNELILDKDGQKMSKSKGNTVDPFATIAKYGADTTRWYLVTTSPPWRPTMFDEAGLGEVQRKFFGTLVNTYAFFALYANIDRFTHAEQLIPVSERQEIDRWVLSELNSLRRRYRELMEAYDVTKAAKAVSEFTINHLSNWYVRRNRRRFWKSERGKDKTAAYQTLYECLTTIAKLTAPFAPFISEELYRNLNSVTKRQTEESVHLAMMPEVEGSSIDAELESKMERAQLIVELVRSMRMKSNLKVRQPLKRIILPVANEQERSLVEQVKDVILEEINVKAIEFVTDDSGIVKKKAKANFKSIGPKFGKSVKLVADRIKEMSAGEIGQLERSGSFELPVNGSSFTIGTDDVEIVREDLHGWLVESDGGVTVALDTELSDELIAEGFAREFVSRVQNMRKDAGFDVTDRIIISYRSSGKLSSALQKMREYIMTETLAVELSPEFKAGPHTSTQDINGEIADVSIERRS
- a CDS encoding conjugal transfer protein TraR — encoded protein: MAKKGSKSVVKSTVAIMKEKAAKRVKQAKKGKVGAIKRSTGKPANKSVTTKAKQPVPTKQYSERDLKHFKEIILEKKTEMMEELETLKETMMDVTTGEYVSESSTYSLHMEQGTDAMEREKTFLFASRGSKFVNQLDDALARIDNGTYGVCRVCQLLVPKERLEAVPTAQTCAEYKNTNVPCERGRTALAKMKKR
- the lspA gene encoding signal peptidase II gives rise to the protein MRVLWLTFAIVVVDQVSKLLVKGISIPWLGINIQGMRYGYSTPVLGDFFRLTYIENPGMAFGIDIGGKLFFSIFSIILSIGILYYLYRERGEKLGFRISLALILGGAIGNLIDRTFYGVLFGEGPLFYGRVVDFFDVDFFNINILGYSLTRWPVFNVADAAVTIGIVLLLFVHRSHEAAPKDIPPPALQEISPDETRHPSPAESNKALR
- a CDS encoding RluA family pseudouridine synthase; the encoded protein is MPTEIEIIVPSGKKKERLDVFLTHHVENATRNKVQRAIEQRMVLVNGKAVRPSHQVAPGEKIHVILPKPLPQKALPENIPLDILFEDDELLVVNKPAGMVTHPAHGNYTGTLVNALLFYCNQLSTVNDATRPGIVHRLDKDTSGLMVVAKTDAAHANLAKQFSARTVQREYWALVWGSFKERRGIIEASLGRSKSDRKKIAVVANGKHAVTEYEVVERFDYLSLIRLKLRTGRTHQIRVHLAHINHPVFGDPTYSGRRIVAGSGSFEQKTEVQQLLRLILRQSLHAKTLGFVHPKTQTEIFFDSDLPADFSSILARLRAH